A single genomic interval of Salmo trutta chromosome 13, fSalTru1.1, whole genome shotgun sequence harbors:
- the LOC115206307 gene encoding claudin-4-like, with the protein MVSMGRQMLGFVLAIIGFLGTIIVCALPMWKVTAFIGANIVTAQVIWEGLWMNCVTQSTGQMQCKIYDSLLALPQDLQAARALSVIAIIASCFGILLGIAGGKCTNFVEDEASKAKVAIASGIIFIVAGVLILVPVCWSANTIIRDFYNPLLVEAQRRELGASLYIGWGTAGLLILGGGLLCSSCPPKEERDDYPVKYSQARSTATSRAYV; encoded by the coding sequence ATGGTGTCGATGGGAAGACAGATGCTGGGCTTCGTCCTGGCTATCATCGGGTTCCTGGGGACCATCATTGTGTGTGCCCTGCCTATGTGGAAAGTCACAGCCTTCATCGGAGCCAACATCGTGACTGCTCAGGTCATCTGGGAGGGCCTGTGGATGAACTGTGTAACCCAGAGCACGGGACAGATGCAGTGCAAGATCTACGACTCCCTTCTGGCCTTACCCCAGGACCTGCAAGCTGCCAGAGCTCTGAGCGTCATTGCCATCATCGCGTCATGCTTCGGCATCCTCCTGGGAATTGCTGGAGGAAAGTGCACCAACTTCGTGGAGGATGAGGCTTCCAAAGCTAAAGTAGCCATTGCCAGCGGGATCATTTTCATCGTGGCTGGCGTCCTCATCCTCGTCCCTGTCTGCTGGTCCGCCAACACCATCATCAGGGATTTCTACAACCCCCTGTTGGTCGAGGCCCAGAGGAGGGAGCTGGGGGCCTCGCTATACATCGGCTGGGGCACCGCAGGGCTCCTGATCCTGGGGGGGGGTCTTCTCTGCAGCTCCTGCCCACCCAAGGAGGAGCGTGACGACTACCCAGTGAAGTACTCACAGGCAAGATCCACAGCTACCAGCAGAGCTTATGTTTGA